One window of the Natronomonas marina genome contains the following:
- a CDS encoding GNAT family N-acetyltransferase — protein MEVRTAEPGEATAARGILDAAMLAVEEGALRRGTTLVAVEEGRLLGALVLDGEAVHAVAVRPGRRDQGVGTALVDAAADRRARLTAGFDPGVRPFYEALGFEVTCDGGRCRGVLDA, from the coding sequence ATGGAGGTCCGCACCGCAGAACCGGGCGAGGCGACGGCCGCCCGCGGGATTCTCGACGCCGCGATGCTCGCCGTCGAGGAGGGTGCCCTGCGGCGAGGGACGACGCTCGTGGCCGTCGAGGAGGGTCGCCTGCTCGGGGCTCTCGTCCTCGACGGCGAGGCGGTTCACGCGGTCGCGGTCCGACCCGGGCGACGGGACCAGGGCGTCGGCACGGCGCTCGTCGACGCGGCCGCCGACCGCCGGGCGCGACTGACGGCCGGCTTCGACCCCGGGGTGCGGCCCTTCTACGAGGCGCTGGGGTTCGAGGTCACCTGCGACGGCGGGCGGTGTCGCGGCGTGCTCGACGCCTAG
- a CDS encoding phosphoglucomutase/phosphomannomutase family protein yields the protein MDIEFGTDGWRTTVEEFTTPRVRAVGQAAADYVRAEADPGDRPTVAVGYDPREGSRAAAEELARVLCVNGVDALVPDRDTPTPVVAWTVTNRGLSGALQVTASHNPPTYNGIKFVPADGAPAMPAVTDRLAESLREPDPRPEAEWGAVTETDLVEPYLEHALAFVDADLSGLTVAHDAMHGSGRGVTDELLSRAGADVVRLRAERDPEFGGTPPEPAGERLEELIERVRNGATELGVANDGDADRLGVVTPDRGAVDPNWVFAALYDYLLEDGTVGAATGGDAVRTVSTTFLIDRIGEAHGHAVHETPVGFKWVAAAMADHDALVGGEESGGFGVAGHLRNKDGVLVALLVAAAHAAEPLDDRLDRLRETHGDIVQDRISVDCPDDRKAAVVDALGDEIPDSVAGTAVDDVGTADGFKLLLADGSWLLVRPSGTEPKLRVYAEAGDRDRVEELLAAGRGIVEPLV from the coding sequence CGACGCCGCGGGTCCGCGCCGTCGGGCAGGCCGCCGCCGACTACGTGCGGGCGGAGGCCGACCCCGGCGACCGACCCACGGTGGCGGTCGGCTACGATCCCCGCGAGGGCTCGCGGGCGGCCGCCGAGGAACTGGCCCGCGTCCTCTGTGTCAACGGCGTCGACGCCCTGGTTCCCGACCGCGACACCCCGACGCCGGTCGTCGCCTGGACCGTCACCAACCGAGGGCTTTCGGGCGCGCTCCAGGTGACCGCCAGCCACAACCCCCCGACGTACAACGGCATCAAGTTCGTCCCCGCGGACGGCGCCCCCGCCATGCCGGCGGTCACCGACCGCCTGGCCGAGAGTCTCCGCGAACCCGACCCCCGCCCGGAAGCCGAGTGGGGCGCCGTGACGGAGACCGACCTCGTCGAACCGTACCTCGAACACGCCCTGGCGTTCGTCGACGCCGACCTCTCGGGGCTGACCGTCGCCCACGACGCGATGCACGGCAGCGGCCGCGGCGTCACCGACGAACTGCTCTCGCGGGCGGGCGCGGACGTGGTCCGTCTCCGCGCCGAGCGGGACCCGGAGTTCGGCGGGACACCCCCGGAACCCGCCGGCGAGCGACTCGAAGAACTAATCGAGCGCGTCCGAAACGGCGCGACCGAACTCGGCGTGGCCAACGACGGCGACGCCGACCGCCTCGGCGTCGTCACGCCCGACCGGGGAGCCGTCGACCCCAACTGGGTGTTCGCGGCGCTGTACGACTACCTGCTCGAGGACGGAACGGTCGGAGCGGCGACGGGCGGCGACGCCGTCCGGACCGTCTCGACGACGTTCCTCATCGACCGGATCGGCGAGGCCCACGGCCACGCGGTCCACGAGACGCCGGTCGGCTTCAAGTGGGTCGCCGCGGCGATGGCCGACCACGACGCCCTCGTCGGCGGCGAGGAGTCCGGCGGCTTCGGCGTCGCCGGCCACCTCCGCAACAAGGACGGCGTGCTGGTCGCGCTTCTGGTCGCCGCCGCCCACGCCGCCGAACCGCTGGACGACCGCCTCGACCGCCTCCGCGAGACTCACGGCGACATCGTCCAGGACCGGATCAGCGTCGACTGCCCCGACGACCGGAAGGCCGCCGTCGTCGACGCCCTGGGCGACGAGATACCCGACAGCGTGGCAGGGACCGCCGTCGACGACGTCGGCACCGCCGACGGGTTCAAGCTACTGCTGGCCGACGGGTCGTGGCTGCTCGTCCGCCCGAGCGGGACCGAGCCGAAACTGCGGGTCTACGCCGAGGCCGGCGACCGCGACCGGGTCGAGGAACTGCTCGCGGCCGGCCGCGGCATCGTCGAGCCGCTGGTCTGA